A region from the Rufibacter sp. DG15C genome encodes:
- a CDS encoding DUF1622 domain-containing protein translates to MLFLLQETVSKTAEGTGLGSVEDKIIQGVQILKLLIETVGALIIGIGVLIALFYFVKSFIPPRVHSYNKIRLVLARYLALALEFQLGADILSTAIAPTWDQIGKLGAIAIIRTALNYFLTLEMKQEQKQSEQEITLQAQASGEKPTPAAERNLESRL, encoded by the coding sequence ATGCTTTTCCTTTTACAAGAAACAGTTTCTAAAACCGCTGAAGGCACTGGCTTAGGCTCCGTAGAAGACAAAATCATTCAGGGCGTTCAAATCTTGAAACTCCTCATTGAAACCGTGGGCGCACTGATCATTGGCATAGGGGTGTTGATTGCCTTGTTCTACTTTGTCAAATCCTTTATTCCGCCCAGGGTTCATAGCTACAACAAAATCCGGTTGGTGCTGGCCCGGTACCTGGCACTAGCCCTGGAATTCCAACTAGGCGCTGACATCCTTTCTACCGCCATAGCCCCTACTTGGGACCAGATTGGGAAACTGGGAGCCATTGCCATTATCAGGACGGCCCTCAACTACTTTTTAACCTTAGAGATGAAACAGGAGCAAAAGCAAAGCGAACAAGAAATAACCTTGCAGGCCCAAGCCAGCGGAGAAAAACCAACACCAGCAGCAGAAAGAAACTTGGAGTCAAGGCTATAA
- a CDS encoding DUF2911 domain-containing protein — MKTLKSSFLLLTALFFLTTSASVFAQDAVKPKASPAAAVTGKVGNATITINYSSPSVKGRTIWGELVPYNKAWRAGANEATTFTTDKDIVIEGKTLKAGKYSLFAIPSEKDWQIIFNSQTGQWGTTRQGANFDPANTVLTVTVTPKKSAKMNESLQYVVNAKGVSLLWENLEVPIAIK; from the coding sequence ATGAAAACATTGAAATCATCCTTTTTGCTGTTAACAGCCTTGTTCTTTTTAACCACATCGGCTTCTGTATTCGCGCAGGATGCAGTTAAACCAAAAGCTAGCCCAGCGGCGGCGGTAACAGGTAAAGTGGGCAATGCCACCATTACCATCAACTACAGCAGCCCTTCGGTGAAGGGCCGTACCATCTGGGGCGAACTGGTGCCCTACAACAAAGCCTGGAGAGCTGGCGCTAACGAGGCCACTACGTTCACCACTGACAAGGACATTGTAATAGAGGGCAAAACCTTGAAAGCAGGCAAGTACAGCCTTTTTGCCATCCCTAGTGAAAAAGACTGGCAGATCATCTTTAACTCGCAGACCGGCCAGTGGGGCACCACCCGCCAAGGTGCCAACTTTGACCCGGCCAATACCGTGCTGACGGTGACCGTTACGCCAAAAAAATCAGCTAAGATGAATGAGAGCCTGCAGTATGTGGTGAATGCCAAAGGAGTCTCTTTGCTTTGGGAGAACCTTGAAGTGCCAATTGCTATTAAGTAA
- a CDS encoding MgtC/SapB family protein has protein sequence MDFSFWHSTEVNLATTAFRLVLSLVLGGMLGYERETRKQHVGFRTLMVISVGSCLLMLISIYVPQTFTQYRNVDPGRIAAQVVSGIGFLGAGAIFRLGANTHGLTTAAAIWAVAAVGLAVGIGMYDAAIIGTLLLLFVLSVLDKVSKKIFMGGSLKNLRISFQSAKIETTKVFVVLEKFKITVKNVNVEQSSQDQKSQIQLYVFVPDDLHLKEFYKELNELKNVGQISLSQDF, from the coding sequence ATGGACTTTTCTTTTTGGCATTCTACCGAAGTGAACCTTGCCACTACGGCCTTTCGGTTGGTTCTCAGCTTGGTTTTAGGCGGTATGCTGGGTTACGAACGCGAAACCCGAAAACAGCATGTGGGCTTCAGGACGCTAATGGTCATTTCGGTTGGGTCCTGCTTGTTGATGCTTATCTCCATTTACGTACCCCAGACCTTCACCCAATACAGAAACGTGGACCCCGGCCGAATAGCCGCGCAAGTAGTATCTGGCATCGGGTTCTTGGGGGCCGGCGCCATATTTAGGTTGGGCGCCAACACGCACGGACTCACCACGGCTGCCGCCATTTGGGCAGTGGCCGCAGTGGGCTTGGCCGTGGGCATTGGAATGTATGACGCCGCTATCATTGGCACGTTACTGTTGCTCTTTGTATTGTCTGTGTTGGACAAGGTGAGCAAAAAAATCTTTATGGGAGGTTCCCTTAAGAACTTGCGCATCAGTTTTCAGTCGGCTAAAATAGAAACCACCAAGGTGTTTGTGGTGTTGGAGAAATTTAAGATCACCGTGAAGAATGTGAACGTGGAGCAGTCCAGCCAAGATCAAAAATCCCAGATCCAGCTGTACGTCTTCGTGCCCGATGACTTACATCTTAAAGAGTTCTACAAGGAATTAAATGAGCTCAAAAACGTAGGCCAAATCTCCCTGAGTCAAGATTTTTAA
- a CDS encoding serine hydrolase translates to MKKNLAFWQQQKEASLTTVLLNNGSKAVPIQNLEQNIASLSLGVTHANVFDSLLNKYTVVTSLKGESLATDTLAQGFAQYIAPYQTVIVQIPAEELQYVPTLTLLKRLQANKKLLLAVYGKKELLTLADGLSAPMVWADEETPATAHYVAQLLFGGVAATAKLPETFSDKYQQGQGFTTQTSRLKYGVPEEIGINSADLQHPIDAIVAEAISQKATPGAVVMVVKNGTVIFNKAYGSHTYDNTRPTQIDDIYDLASLTKTSASTVALMQLYDQKRVDLSAPLGTYIPSVRETNKAPLRMKQVLLHESGLPAGVPLPVPAKDMQKRPSDQFTVQAADSLFLSKDYYNEVLWPRMVFSKLNAPGKYVYSDLTMYFMKEIIERQAQTPIQEFVQSQFYAPLGMQTAGYLPLQRFDKSRIVPTERDVYFRKALLQGYVHDGGAAKVGGIAGHAGLFSTANDMAILHQMLLNKGAYGGHQYVKPETVELFTSRQSKVSRRGLGFDRWDPDTSKHYPSQLASSATYGHTGYTGTCVWVDPKHDLVYIFLSNRVHPSASNKLNTLKIRPRIQDAIYKAIEKSEVASVKS, encoded by the coding sequence ATGAAAAAGAACTTGGCTTTTTGGCAGCAACAGAAAGAAGCCAGCCTTACCACCGTCCTATTAAACAATGGCAGCAAAGCCGTTCCTATCCAGAACCTAGAGCAGAACATTGCCAGCCTATCATTGGGAGTAACCCACGCTAATGTGTTTGACAGCCTACTCAACAAATACACCGTCGTTACTTCTTTAAAGGGTGAGTCTTTGGCCACAGACACCTTGGCCCAAGGGTTTGCCCAGTACATAGCGCCTTACCAAACGGTGATTGTCCAAATTCCTGCGGAAGAGTTGCAATATGTGCCTACGCTCACCTTGTTAAAGCGCCTACAAGCCAATAAGAAGTTGTTGCTGGCTGTCTATGGCAAAAAGGAATTGTTAACGTTAGCGGACGGCCTTTCGGCGCCAATGGTGTGGGCAGATGAAGAGACACCCGCCACGGCACATTATGTAGCCCAACTGCTATTTGGCGGGGTGGCTGCTACGGCCAAACTACCTGAGACATTTTCTGACAAATACCAGCAAGGCCAGGGCTTTACCACCCAAACCAGCCGATTAAAATACGGCGTACCAGAAGAAATAGGCATTAACAGTGCAGATTTGCAACATCCCATAGACGCTATTGTGGCTGAAGCCATCAGCCAGAAAGCAACGCCTGGCGCAGTGGTCATGGTGGTGAAGAACGGCACCGTCATCTTTAACAAGGCCTATGGATCACATACGTATGACAACACACGGCCTACGCAGATAGATGACATCTATGATCTGGCCTCGCTTACCAAGACTTCTGCCTCTACGGTAGCCTTGATGCAGTTGTATGACCAGAAACGGGTAGATCTTAGCGCGCCGTTGGGAACATACATCCCATCGGTTAGGGAAACCAACAAGGCCCCTTTGCGGATGAAGCAGGTTCTATTGCACGAATCTGGTTTACCGGCCGGTGTGCCCTTGCCTGTGCCAGCCAAAGATATGCAGAAGCGCCCTTCTGACCAATTCACCGTGCAGGCAGCAGACAGCCTCTTCTTGAGCAAAGACTATTATAATGAAGTGCTGTGGCCGCGTATGGTCTTCTCTAAGTTGAACGCCCCGGGCAAATATGTGTACTCAGATTTGACCATGTATTTCATGAAGGAAATCATTGAGCGGCAGGCCCAGACGCCCATCCAGGAGTTTGTGCAAAGCCAGTTTTACGCTCCCTTGGGCATGCAAACCGCTGGGTACTTGCCATTGCAGCGCTTTGACAAAAGCCGCATAGTCCCCACAGAGAGAGACGTTTACTTTAGAAAGGCCTTATTGCAGGGCTATGTGCATGATGGCGGCGCAGCCAAAGTAGGCGGAATTGCCGGCCATGCGGGCTTGTTTTCTACGGCCAATGACATGGCCATCCTGCACCAGATGCTGTTGAACAAAGGCGCGTACGGCGGTCACCAATACGTGAAGCCAGAAACGGTGGAGTTGTTTACCTCCCGCCAGTCAAAAGTTAGTAGGAGAGGATTGGGCTTTGACCGCTGGGATCCAGACACCAGCAAACATTATCCGTCGCAGCTGGCCTCATCGGCAACTTATGGGCATACTGGCTATACAGGAACCTGTGTTTGGGTAGACCCTAAACATGATTTGGTGTATATCTTTCTATCCAACCGGGTGCATCCATCTGCTTCTAACAAACTGAATACCCTCAAGATCAGACCTAGGATCCAGGATGCCATCTACAAGGCCATTGAAAAGTCTGAGGTTGCTTCGGTGAAGTCATAG
- a CDS encoding pseudouridine synthase gives MSEFQLSHRHFILHKPFGYLSQFIGNPKNKKLLGHLYEFPGGTMAIGRLDQDSEGLLLLTTDGKTSEHVRGRKVEKEYYAQVDGLITPEAIAQLQAGGIEIAHEKQPYFTLPCQARHLNPAPEFPERSRRVRDDRHGPTSWVSIILTEGKNRQVRKMTAAVGFPTLRLIRIRIGEITLGTMASGEVLEVPSFF, from the coding sequence TTGTCTGAGTTTCAGCTGTCGCACCGCCATTTCATTTTACACAAGCCCTTCGGGTACCTGAGCCAGTTCATAGGTAACCCTAAGAACAAGAAACTGTTAGGCCATCTGTATGAGTTTCCCGGGGGCACCATGGCCATTGGGCGGCTGGACCAGGACAGTGAAGGCTTGCTCTTGCTCACCACCGACGGCAAGACGAGCGAGCATGTACGGGGCCGGAAGGTAGAAAAGGAATACTACGCCCAGGTAGACGGGCTTATCACGCCAGAAGCCATTGCCCAACTGCAGGCCGGCGGCATTGAAATTGCCCATGAAAAACAACCCTACTTCACCTTGCCCTGCCAAGCCCGTCATCTAAACCCGGCGCCAGAATTCCCAGAGCGGAGCCGCCGGGTGCGGGATGACCGGCACGGACCTACAAGCTGGGTGTCCATTATCCTCACCGAAGGCAAGAACCGCCAGGTACGCAAGATGACGGCGGCCGTAGGTTTTCCTACGCTAAGATTGATCCGTATAAGGATAGGGGAGATTACCTTAGGAACCATGGCTTCCGGCGAGGTTCTTGAAGTCCCTTCCTTTTTTTAG
- the thpR gene encoding RNA 2',3'-cyclic phosphodiesterase: protein MEDTLRLFVAVPLPQTLKDYLVQARGVYDVPGVRAVPEENLHLTLFFIGNVPASQQTFILEELKRISEVNDPFTLILEQLEPGPKPKSPRLVWVRFQENEAFTNISRALTQALAATPPKQEKFIPHITVCRLKKDARPAKNLPIYKPEREIAFPVQSFALWKSTLGSPHPIYTVVQEFALRKK, encoded by the coding sequence ATGGAAGACACCCTCCGCCTTTTTGTTGCCGTTCCCTTGCCCCAAACGCTGAAGGACTATTTAGTGCAGGCACGAGGTGTGTACGATGTCCCGGGCGTACGTGCAGTGCCTGAGGAAAACCTGCACCTGACGCTATTTTTTATTGGAAACGTGCCTGCCTCTCAGCAAACTTTTATTCTAGAGGAATTAAAGAGGATCTCAGAAGTCAATGATCCTTTTACCTTGATATTAGAGCAGTTGGAGCCCGGCCCTAAACCCAAATCCCCGAGGCTGGTTTGGGTTCGGTTTCAAGAAAATGAGGCGTTCACAAATATTAGCAGGGCTTTGACCCAAGCTTTGGCAGCAACTCCGCCTAAGCAAGAGAAATTCATTCCGCATATTACTGTGTGTAGGTTAAAAAAAGACGCCCGGCCCGCCAAAAACCTACCCATTTATAAACCTGAGAGAGAAATAGCGTTTCCGGTTCAGTCCTTTGCCCTTTGGAAGTCTACCTTAGGCTCGCCGCATCCGATATACACGGTAGTACAAGAATTCGCGCTGCGCAAGAAATAA